One part of the Tunicatimonas pelagia genome encodes these proteins:
- a CDS encoding TonB-dependent receptor, producing MPRLFFGFLTIGVLLPLFAFSQSSFTLNGYVRDASSGEDLIGATVTIKERSGTGTTTNVYGFYSLTLAPGDYTFTFSYLGYQAVEKTISLKANQTLSVELTSGEVELQEVIVSADRPDANVQDVAMSREKLQIEKVQRLPALFGEVDIIKTVQLLPGVISAGEGTTGLFVRGGSADQNLVLLDGATVYNPSHFLGFFSVFNPDAIKNIEIYKGGIPARFGSRLSSILDIQMKEGNSKKFRVSGGIGLISSRLTVEGPIKKDQSSFILSGRRTYADLFLRLSPDEDIRDNILYFYDFNAKANYTLNDRNRLFLSGYFGRDKFGIADQFGLDWGNATATLRWNHLLSDKVFFNTTLVYSNFDYGFDIDAETAEFTWTSRLKEYSAKFDGNFFASPNLAIDFGYHISHFDFEPARIIPQGEGLNFVPLILDNKYALEHAVYIGNNHQLSPRISMEYGLRYSYFQHIGPGTVLQYEEGQPLSDETISGETQYDRLENIESYHGAEPRFGMRYLLDSEKSLKFSYNRMRQYVQIASNATAGLPIDRWIPADTYVPPMVGDQLALGYFQNLRQNTIEASVEVYYKWMHDIIDFLTGTDILLNENLETEISVGRGWAYGAEFLLRKDVGRTTGWIAYTLSRVRQQIDGINLGQPYNARYDRTHDIALVLSHQLNPRLTLSGNWVYSTGTAVSFPSGRYQLNGLSVPYYGEGERNAFRMPDYHRFDVSVVLENKNNEERRWKSNWSFSVYNVYGRKNPFVITFEDVYNDDVSFDPGADDEPITTQRPGSIKTYLFRFIPSITYNFKF from the coding sequence ATGCCCCGCTTGTTTTTCGGATTCCTCACTATCGGTGTCCTTCTCCCGCTTTTTGCTTTTAGTCAATCATCATTCACCTTAAACGGCTACGTACGAGATGCCTCGAGCGGAGAAGATCTCATTGGAGCGACCGTTACCATTAAAGAACGGTCGGGCACCGGCACCACCACAAATGTTTACGGTTTTTACTCGCTCACGCTAGCTCCCGGCGACTACACGTTTACGTTCTCCTACTTGGGCTACCAGGCAGTAGAAAAAACTATTTCTCTTAAGGCGAATCAAACGTTATCCGTAGAGCTAACCTCGGGGGAGGTAGAATTGCAGGAGGTAATTGTTTCGGCGGATCGGCCCGATGCCAACGTGCAAGATGTAGCCATGAGTCGGGAGAAGTTACAAATAGAAAAAGTACAGCGGTTGCCCGCACTTTTCGGTGAGGTAGATATTATTAAAACTGTGCAGTTACTGCCAGGCGTAATCAGTGCCGGTGAAGGCACCACCGGATTATTTGTGCGGGGCGGGTCTGCCGATCAGAACCTGGTGCTGCTCGACGGAGCCACCGTATACAACCCTTCCCACTTTCTGGGTTTCTTTTCAGTTTTTAACCCTGATGCCATTAAGAATATCGAGATCTACAAAGGAGGAATTCCCGCTCGCTTTGGTAGCCGATTATCTTCTATTTTGGACATCCAAATGAAGGAAGGAAACAGTAAGAAGTTTAGAGTATCGGGAGGGATTGGGCTAATCTCTAGCCGACTAACCGTAGAAGGGCCAATTAAAAAAGATCAATCTTCCTTTATTCTGTCGGGAAGACGTACCTACGCTGATTTGTTCCTGCGATTATCTCCCGACGAAGATATACGAGACAATATTCTGTATTTCTACGATTTTAATGCTAAAGCGAACTACACGCTGAACGATCGTAATCGGCTATTTTTATCAGGCTACTTCGGCCGGGATAAATTCGGTATTGCCGATCAGTTTGGCTTAGACTGGGGAAACGCTACGGCTACCCTACGCTGGAACCACTTGTTATCAGATAAAGTATTTTTCAACACCACGCTAGTGTACAGCAATTTTGACTACGGCTTCGATATTGATGCTGAGACGGCGGAGTTTACCTGGACATCGCGCTTGAAGGAATACAGTGCCAAATTTGATGGCAACTTCTTTGCTTCTCCTAATCTGGCCATTGACTTTGGCTACCACATTTCCCATTTCGATTTTGAACCAGCCCGAATCATTCCTCAGGGTGAGGGTCTTAACTTCGTGCCACTCATACTAGACAATAAATATGCCCTGGAGCACGCCGTTTACATTGGAAACAACCATCAGCTAAGCCCGCGTATATCGATGGAGTACGGATTACGCTATTCTTATTTCCAGCACATTGGCCCGGGCACGGTACTGCAATACGAGGAAGGCCAGCCTTTATCGGACGAAACGATCAGCGGTGAAACCCAGTACGACCGATTGGAAAATATAGAAAGTTACCACGGTGCCGAACCCCGCTTCGGAATGCGGTACTTGCTCGATAGTGAAAAATCACTGAAGTTTTCTTATAACCGAATGCGACAGTACGTGCAGATTGCCTCCAACGCCACCGCTGGTTTGCCCATTGACCGATGGATTCCAGCAGACACCTACGTTCCACCGATGGTGGGCGATCAGTTAGCACTGGGATATTTTCAAAACCTACGGCAAAATACCATAGAAGCCTCGGTGGAGGTTTACTATAAATGGATGCACGATATTATCGATTTTCTGACCGGAACCGATATTCTACTCAATGAGAATCTGGAAACAGAAATTTCGGTTGGTAGAGGCTGGGCCTACGGAGCTGAGTTTCTGCTTCGGAAAGATGTAGGCCGCACTACCGGCTGGATTGCCTATACCCTCTCCCGCGTTCGTCAGCAAATTGACGGAATTAACTTAGGTCAGCCCTACAACGCCCGCTACGACCGAACTCATGATATTGCGCTGGTACTTTCTCATCAGCTCAACCCTCGGCTTACCTTATCAGGCAACTGGGTCTATAGCACTGGAACAGCCGTTTCCTTTCCATCTGGCCGTTACCAACTAAATGGCTTATCGGTTCCGTACTACGGTGAAGGTGAGCGAAATGCCTTTCGGATGCCCGATTACCATCGGTTCGATGTTTCGGTAGTACTTGAGAATAAGAATAATGAAGAACGGCGTTGGAAGAGCAACTGGAGCTTTTCGGTATACAATGTGTACGGTCGCAAAAACCCGTTCGTCATTACTTTTGAAGATGTATACAACGATGATGTTTCGTTTGACCCAGGAGCGGACGATGAACCCATTACTACTCAGCGACCTGGCTCAATAAAAACGTATTTATTCCGATTTATCCCGTCAATTACCTACAACTTTAAATTCTAG
- a CDS encoding FKBP-type peptidyl-prolyl cis-trans isomerase produces the protein MTAAKAGDTVQVHYTGTLTDGTEFDSSRKRNEPLQFTLGKGQMIAGFEKAVDGMNVGESKQVNIPSQEAYGEVKKEMIMEVSKGDFPPDITPAVGQQLAVNAQGQQVPVTITEIKDDKVVLDANHPLAGKDLLFDIELVKIT, from the coding sequence ATGACCGCAGCAAAAGCAGGCGACACTGTACAAGTACATTATACCGGAACGCTTACTGATGGCACTGAATTTGACTCTTCCCGCAAGCGCAATGAGCCTCTTCAGTTTACCTTAGGAAAAGGCCAAATGATTGCCGGGTTTGAAAAAGCAGTAGATGGTATGAACGTGGGGGAGAGCAAACAAGTAAATATTCCGAGCCAGGAAGCTTACGGAGAAGTAAAGAAAGAGATGATTATGGAAGTTTCTAAAGGCGACTTCCCGCCTGATATTACTCCGGCAGTAGGTCAGCAACTGGCCGTGAACGCCCAAGGGCAGCAAGTACCTGTCACCATCACTGAGATAAAGGATGATAAGGTAGTACTAGATGCAAACCACCCTTTGGCAGGGAAGGATTTGCTATTTGATATTGAATTGGTGAAAATCACGTAA
- a CDS encoding peptidase domain-containing ABC transporter yields the protein MDTRQITSLLHNFSDSLKHEHSLPELEDIVTNVCPVCPTSIDDFISDLSEAGERMQLVFISNSIAQDKFQDFVKDADFPILLFQREKGDESDNFEPVFVRLNEKLEHVAARVTDDGSLEPVVVSSLSSNLYLDENDEVVFVTAFPFHSTVGKKEDKENPTPVQRFIRLLAPERKDIFYVYVYAIAVGIISLSLPLGTQAIVGFIAGGMWFNSVVLLIALVIVGILVSGVLQIMQISMVEILQRRVFAKTAFEFAYRIPKINAEALFKYHTPELINRFFDILTVQKGLPKILIDLSTALLQILFGLILLSFYHPFFVFFALLLVAILVAIFYFTGAKGLDSSIIESKYKYKVAYWLEELGRALSSFKVAGTTRLPIKKADYNVNQYLLHRKVHFGVLIRQFSFIVMFKVLITAGVLVLGTILVIDRQITLGQFVASELIIVQVIGAVEKIIINLDTVYDVLTAVDKIGKVTDKPLENQMGVRLPKTYFDKGIEVDIQNLNYNYPGYDKKVLKEINLTMKPGERICITGHSGSGKSTLVNIIDGIYPSYKGVVTYNNVSLSDIDVNFLRDHIAKNVSQEDIFDGTVLENILLGKSNATYQTAIEAIEAVGATDEINQLPEGLHTPLVSGGKTLSTGLAHKITLARCIAKKPKVIILNDFFFFFEQSVKERLIRYLTDAKHSWTLITVSTDPVILTNCTRVIVLKEGAIVTQGTYDEVSKDPHFQEIIDHDIRPITS from the coding sequence ATGGATACCCGACAGATTACCTCCCTGCTTCATAATTTCTCGGATTCACTCAAGCACGAACACTCCCTACCTGAACTCGAGGACATCGTGACCAATGTGTGTCCCGTGTGCCCTACATCGATCGATGATTTTATCAGCGATCTTTCGGAAGCGGGGGAGCGGATGCAACTTGTGTTTATCTCTAACAGTATTGCCCAAGACAAGTTTCAGGATTTTGTCAAGGATGCTGACTTTCCAATTTTACTGTTTCAGCGCGAGAAGGGTGATGAGTCTGATAATTTTGAGCCAGTGTTTGTACGGCTCAACGAAAAGCTGGAGCACGTAGCGGCCCGGGTGACTGATGATGGTTCCCTTGAGCCTGTAGTGGTAAGTAGTCTATCCAGTAATCTGTATCTTGACGAAAACGATGAAGTAGTGTTCGTCACGGCTTTTCCGTTTCATAGCACCGTTGGAAAAAAAGAAGATAAGGAGAACCCCACTCCGGTGCAGCGGTTCATTAGACTGCTGGCGCCCGAGCGAAAAGACATCTTTTACGTTTATGTTTACGCCATAGCAGTAGGTATCATTAGCCTTTCCCTGCCGCTGGGAACCCAAGCAATTGTTGGGTTTATTGCCGGAGGAATGTGGTTTAATTCGGTGGTACTGCTCATTGCATTGGTAATTGTGGGTATACTGGTATCAGGGGTATTGCAGATTATGCAGATTTCTATGGTGGAGATTTTGCAACGTCGAGTTTTTGCCAAAACAGCTTTTGAGTTTGCCTACCGCATTCCCAAAATCAATGCTGAGGCCCTGTTTAAGTACCATACCCCCGAGCTGATTAACCGCTTTTTTGATATTCTGACCGTACAAAAAGGCCTTCCTAAGATACTGATTGACCTTTCAACGGCACTGTTACAAATTCTTTTCGGGTTAATTCTGCTGTCTTTCTATCATCCGTTTTTCGTTTTCTTTGCCTTGTTATTGGTGGCAATACTGGTCGCTATATTCTACTTCACCGGAGCCAAAGGGCTAGATTCGTCTATTATTGAATCGAAGTACAAATACAAAGTGGCGTATTGGCTAGAGGAATTAGGGCGCGCTCTATCTTCCTTCAAGGTAGCGGGCACCACTCGCTTGCCAATAAAGAAGGCCGATTATAATGTTAACCAATATCTCTTACACCGCAAGGTACACTTCGGCGTGCTGATTCGTCAGTTCTCTTTTATTGTTATGTTCAAAGTGCTTATTACGGCGGGCGTTTTGGTATTGGGTACAATTTTGGTAATTGACCGACAGATTACATTGGGGCAGTTTGTAGCTTCTGAACTGATTATTGTGCAGGTAATTGGGGCCGTAGAAAAGATTATTATTAACCTGGACACGGTTTACGATGTACTTACTGCAGTAGACAAAATCGGTAAAGTAACTGATAAGCCCTTGGAGAACCAAATGGGAGTGCGTTTGCCCAAAACGTACTTTGATAAAGGAATTGAGGTTGACATACAAAACCTGAATTACAACTACCCTGGCTACGATAAAAAGGTACTTAAAGAAATAAACCTAACAATGAAGCCGGGTGAACGTATCTGTATTACTGGGCACTCTGGCAGTGGTAAATCTACGTTGGTCAATATTATTGATGGCATTTACCCTTCTTATAAAGGAGTGGTAACGTACAACAATGTATCGCTTAGTGATATTGACGTGAATTTTCTTAGAGATCATATTGCCAAAAATGTGTCGCAGGAGGATATCTTTGATGGTACGGTGTTAGAAAATATTTTGCTTGGTAAGTCCAACGCTACTTACCAAACGGCGATTGAAGCGATTGAAGCAGTTGGTGCTACCGACGAAATCAATCAATTACCTGAAGGACTGCATACTCCGTTGGTGAGTGGTGGAAAAACTCTCTCTACCGGACTGGCTCACAAAATCACTCTGGCTCGCTGTATTGCTAAGAAACCGAAAGTTATTATCCTGAACGATTTCTTTTTCTTCTTCGAGCAATCAGTAAAAGAGCGTTTGATTCGTTACTTAACTGATGCTAAGCACAGCTGGACATTGATTACAGTATCTACTGATCCGGTTATTTTAACTAATTGTACCCGGGTAATTGTATTGAAAGAGGGAGCGATAGTTACCCAGGGTACTTACGACGAAGTGAGCAAAGACCCTCATTTTCAAGAAATTATTGACCACGATATTAGACCAATTACTTCTTAA
- a CDS encoding HlyD family secretion protein yields MRKAIFPQPDHLSQLESMNVLQSPRAGRVLAKWLGGVGIFLFLVLFLPWQQNINATGEVTALSPENRPQTIQSAIPGQITNWLVNEGEYVQEGDTILTIRDVKDKFFDPQLLPRLQEQIEAKVASIDAKEQKAEALERQIAALRDALRLKLKQARNKVRQSELKVVSDSTDFIAEGVNANIADNQFERQQVLYDEGLKSLTELQQKEQKAQQAQAKLISSENKFYATQNELYNAQIELNSIEADYLEKISKAESDLSLTRAELAEAAGSLIKQRNEYANVEERLDRYSIIAPQDGFVVKALKTGIGETIKEGEGVVTVMPRNPDKAVELYVRPMDVPLLETGRHVRLEFDGWPALQFSGWPSVAVGTFGGIVKVIDFVETDDKAGKYRILVTPDPSNDGDWPEQLRLGSGVKGFAMLNDVPLWYELWRLYNGFPPSLEAEPDMKNADVKTASK; encoded by the coding sequence ATGAGAAAAGCGATTTTTCCTCAACCTGACCACCTATCCCAGCTGGAGTCTATGAATGTGCTCCAGTCGCCTCGGGCGGGACGCGTGCTGGCTAAGTGGCTGGGTGGGGTTGGTATATTTTTGTTTCTGGTGCTGTTTCTGCCCTGGCAGCAGAACATTAACGCTACTGGCGAGGTCACTGCACTTTCGCCGGAGAACCGTCCTCAGACAATTCAGAGTGCTATTCCGGGGCAGATTACCAACTGGCTGGTAAACGAAGGTGAATACGTACAAGAAGGGGATACGATTCTTACAATCCGGGATGTGAAAGATAAGTTCTTTGATCCTCAGCTTCTTCCTCGTTTACAAGAACAAATTGAGGCAAAGGTAGCCAGTATTGACGCTAAAGAACAAAAAGCTGAGGCGCTGGAACGCCAGATTGCGGCTTTGCGCGACGCACTACGGTTAAAGCTTAAACAAGCCAGAAATAAAGTAAGGCAGAGCGAATTGAAAGTTGTGAGTGATAGTACTGATTTTATAGCTGAAGGGGTAAATGCCAATATTGCCGATAATCAGTTTGAGCGACAGCAAGTGCTGTACGATGAGGGGCTAAAATCACTGACGGAACTACAGCAGAAGGAACAGAAAGCCCAGCAGGCTCAAGCAAAGCTGATCTCTAGTGAGAATAAGTTTTATGCTACGCAGAATGAGCTGTATAACGCCCAAATTGAGCTGAACTCAATTGAAGCTGATTATCTAGAGAAAATTAGTAAGGCCGAGTCAGACTTAAGCCTCACTCGAGCTGAACTAGCCGAAGCAGCGGGTAGCCTGATTAAGCAACGGAATGAATACGCCAATGTGGAAGAGCGATTAGATCGCTACTCTATCATCGCTCCTCAGGATGGCTTTGTGGTGAAAGCGTTGAAAACAGGAATTGGTGAGACGATTAAAGAAGGGGAGGGAGTAGTAACGGTAATGCCCCGCAACCCCGATAAAGCGGTAGAACTATACGTAAGACCGATGGATGTGCCACTATTAGAAACAGGACGGCACGTTCGCTTAGAGTTTGATGGTTGGCCAGCCCTACAGTTCTCCGGTTGGCCTAGCGTAGCCGTAGGAACATTTGGTGGCATCGTTAAAGTAATAGATTTTGTGGAAACCGATGACAAAGCAGGGAAATACCGTATCTTAGTTACTCCTGACCCCTCTAATGACGGCGATTGGCCCGAACAACTACGGTTAGGTTCAGGAGTAAAGGGTTTTGCCATGCTGAACGATGTGCCACTATGGTACGAACTGTGGCGACTGTACAACGGGTTCCCGCCAAGTTTGGAGGCAGAACCAGATATGAAGAATGCAGATGTAAAAACCGCCTCCAAATAA
- a CDS encoding TolC family protein, producing the protein MILLQKYFCLRKFGTALLLVISLMQALYGQMDSTLASQDSLVVKDQTFTIDDFFGHILTHHPLVRRANLFDDLAFQDLRMARGMLDPIAQSDFAIKDYKGTRYYQTWDSRLKIPMWFPIDLEVGYERNNGNFLNPEQQNTEDGLVYAGFSIPIGRGLFIDQRRAAIRQARLMQDLAEADQVKEINKLLFDAAKSYWDWYYAYQEYEIISEIEDAALLRYNGVVRQVINGDVAPFDSLKAFINYQERDNQRLQAQLDLENARLAVSVFLWAGTEEEETNVLPLELAENTWPVLGESEAVNIEVLAALQELAMEAHPELQKITAKFQQTEIDRRLALEFLKPQIDLKYNFLSETVSELRPSNGNGNGNGNDQPFFFNDYTAGVQFYFPLFLRKERGKLAQTNIKLEQLYFEQSYQRQLIANGVLTTYNTLENLAEIIDQQTRMVDYYSQLLNGELRKFEFGESSIFLINTRETELLDARIKLLKLQTQREKTNAELYYEAGVPNLSLTATDTDGIE; encoded by the coding sequence ATGATACTCTTGCAAAAGTATTTCTGCCTAAGAAAATTTGGAACAGCACTACTACTGGTCATCAGCCTGATGCAGGCTCTCTATGGCCAAATGGATTCAACTTTAGCCTCGCAAGACTCGCTGGTTGTGAAAGACCAGACATTTACCATAGATGACTTTTTCGGTCATATTCTTACCCATCACCCTTTGGTGAGAAGAGCGAACCTATTTGATGATCTGGCTTTCCAAGATCTGCGTATGGCGCGAGGAATGCTAGACCCGATAGCACAATCTGACTTTGCTATCAAAGACTACAAAGGCACTCGTTACTATCAGACGTGGGACAGCCGTTTGAAGATACCTATGTGGTTTCCAATTGACCTGGAAGTGGGTTACGAGCGAAATAATGGTAATTTTCTAAATCCTGAGCAACAGAATACTGAAGATGGATTAGTTTACGCTGGATTCTCGATACCCATAGGACGGGGGTTGTTTATCGATCAACGTCGGGCAGCGATCCGCCAGGCTCGGCTGATGCAAGATTTAGCCGAAGCTGATCAGGTAAAAGAAATTAATAAACTCCTATTTGACGCCGCTAAATCTTACTGGGATTGGTACTACGCTTATCAAGAATACGAGATTATTAGCGAGATAGAAGATGCCGCTCTTTTACGCTACAACGGTGTAGTACGGCAGGTAATTAATGGCGATGTTGCTCCATTTGACTCGTTAAAAGCATTTATCAACTATCAGGAGCGGGATAACCAACGGCTGCAGGCGCAACTCGACCTAGAAAATGCTCGGTTAGCTGTATCGGTATTCCTCTGGGCAGGTACAGAAGAAGAAGAGACTAACGTGCTACCGCTGGAGTTGGCCGAAAATACTTGGCCCGTGCTGGGCGAAAGTGAAGCAGTTAACATTGAGGTATTGGCTGCGCTACAAGAGCTGGCAATGGAAGCTCACCCTGAGCTGCAAAAGATCACGGCCAAATTCCAGCAAACAGAAATTGACCGACGTTTGGCTCTAGAGTTTCTTAAACCTCAAATTGATCTGAAATATAATTTTTTGAGTGAAACCGTATCCGAGCTTAGGCCTTCTAATGGTAACGGAAATGGAAACGGCAACGACCAACCCTTTTTCTTTAATGACTACACGGCTGGCGTACAGTTTTACTTTCCTCTCTTTTTACGAAAGGAGCGGGGAAAGCTGGCTCAGACGAATATCAAGCTAGAGCAGTTGTATTTTGAGCAATCGTACCAACGACAGCTCATTGCCAACGGAGTGTTGACTACGTACAACACCTTAGAAAATCTAGCCGAAATCATCGACCAGCAGACGCGGATGGTCGATTACTACAGTCAATTACTGAATGGCGAACTTCGTAAATTTGAGTTTGGGGAAAGCTCTATATTTTTGATCAATACTCGGGAAACTGAATTACTAGATGCTCGGATTAAACTACTGAAGCTGCAAACCCAGCGGGAAAAGACCAATGCTGAACTGTACTACGAAGCGGGAGTGCCTAACCTTAGTCTGACAGCAACCGATACCGATGGGATCGAGTAA
- a CDS encoding UDP-2,3-diacylglucosamine diphosphatase translates to MISSTDLLSPIQLPAEKKLYFASDFHLGAPNFRQSKQREQTIVRWLETIRSDAHGLFLLGDIFDFWFEYRHVVPKGFLHLQSKLIQLLERGIFVVLFTGNHDLWMFDYFEHELGVPVVRQPISIQVNNTHLHIGHGDGLGPGDRTYKFLKKIFTAKIGQVLFSLIHPDLGIAFANSWSRSSRKSNEKKDELFRGKEHEWIYHYCREIEANTHHDYYVFGHRHLPLDIPLNPESRYYNLGEWITQPHYGVLNGKTFELRTFQG, encoded by the coding sequence ATGATTTCCAGTACGGACTTATTAAGCCCTATTCAACTTCCTGCTGAAAAAAAGTTATACTTTGCTTCTGATTTTCATTTAGGTGCCCCCAATTTTCGCCAAAGTAAGCAGCGGGAGCAAACCATTGTGCGTTGGTTGGAGACAATTCGTTCTGATGCTCATGGTTTATTTCTATTAGGCGATATTTTTGATTTTTGGTTTGAATATCGGCACGTAGTTCCTAAAGGCTTTTTACACCTTCAAAGCAAGCTAATTCAGCTACTAGAACGAGGAATTTTTGTTGTTCTTTTTACTGGTAATCATGACTTGTGGATGTTTGATTACTTTGAGCACGAACTTGGTGTACCCGTAGTTCGTCAGCCGATCTCGATACAGGTTAATAATACGCATCTTCATATTGGGCACGGTGATGGATTGGGGCCGGGTGATAGAACGTATAAATTCCTAAAAAAAATCTTTACAGCTAAAATTGGCCAAGTCCTTTTTAGCCTTATTCATCCCGACTTAGGTATTGCTTTCGCTAACTCTTGGTCAAGAAGCAGCCGTAAGAGCAATGAGAAAAAAGATGAATTATTTCGGGGCAAGGAGCACGAATGGATTTACCATTACTGCCGAGAGATTGAAGCAAATACGCACCACGATTACTACGTGTTTGGCCATCGCCACCTACCGCTCGATATACCATTGAACCCAGAGAGCCGTTATTATAACCTAGGAGAATGGATTACTCAACCGCATTATGGGGTTTTAAATGGTAAAACGTTTGAGCTACGTACTTTTCAAGGTTAG
- the ftsH gene encoding ATP-dependent zinc metalloprotease FtsH, with amino-acid sequence MADSKKKKMMPKPPQRPNYPIWIIVTLLALILGVTYFNKSNSTIEITQRRFDKMLSEGDVKEVVLIDQQNVVEITLSQEALQKPEYRNEQEERNPFPLTSGPHYRLQIANTEVFVEDFNEAQEDLPRNEQIGYKVEKRSDVVGWLFQWGFLFLLLFGFWFLMRRMAGGGGPGGQIFNIGKSRAALFDAENKVNVTFDNVAGLDEAKEEVREIVDFLKNPSKYTNLGGKIPKGALLIGTPGTGKTLLAKAVAGEAGVPFFSLSGSDFVEMFVGVGAARVRDLFKQAKEKAPCIIFIDEIDAVGRARGKGAMPGSNDERENTLNSLLAEMDGFSTDSGVIILAATNRPDVLDSALLRPGRFDRQISIDKPDIVGREAIFKVHLKPLKTSKDINPKKLAAQTPGFAGAEIANICNEAALIAARRDKKVIETQDFHDAIDRVIGGLEKKNKIISPEEKEIVAYHEAGHAVAGWFLEHADPLVKVSIVPRGVAALGYAQYLPKEQFLYRTEQMLDQMCMALGGRAAEEVVFGKISTGAQNDLERITKMAYSMVTVYGMNEKLGNVSFYDSRQPDYNFTKPYSEATAQTIDEEVRQLIERAYERTKKLLIDKRDQLEALAKQLLDKEILFQNDLENLIGKRPFARPTSYQEYTQEEEKKDDSKENEDIKSSNGHATSPDVASSEKAAASSEETTAAEAKGNP; translated from the coding sequence ATGGCAGATTCTAAGAAGAAAAAAATGATGCCGAAGCCCCCGCAACGGCCCAATTATCCGATATGGATTATCGTAACATTACTAGCGTTAATTCTGGGGGTTACGTACTTCAATAAAAGTAACTCTACTATAGAAATTACCCAGCGTCGCTTTGATAAAATGTTGAGCGAAGGTGATGTAAAGGAAGTAGTGCTTATTGATCAGCAAAATGTAGTAGAGATTACATTGAGTCAGGAAGCATTGCAAAAACCTGAGTATCGTAATGAGCAGGAAGAGCGCAACCCGTTCCCTCTAACGTCAGGCCCGCATTATCGCTTGCAAATAGCTAATACTGAGGTATTTGTAGAAGATTTTAATGAAGCGCAAGAAGACTTGCCAAGAAATGAGCAAATTGGCTACAAAGTAGAAAAGCGCTCCGATGTGGTGGGCTGGCTGTTCCAGTGGGGATTTTTGTTCTTACTACTGTTTGGTTTCTGGTTCTTAATGCGGCGAATGGCCGGAGGAGGTGGCCCCGGTGGGCAAATATTTAACATTGGAAAATCTCGGGCAGCACTGTTCGATGCGGAAAATAAGGTAAATGTCACGTTTGATAATGTGGCTGGTCTGGATGAAGCGAAGGAGGAAGTTCGGGAGATTGTAGATTTTCTAAAAAATCCCTCCAAGTACACCAACTTGGGTGGTAAAATCCCGAAAGGGGCATTGCTTATCGGTACTCCTGGTACTGGTAAAACTCTATTGGCCAAGGCAGTAGCGGGTGAAGCGGGCGTTCCCTTCTTCTCACTATCTGGTTCTGACTTTGTAGAAATGTTTGTGGGGGTGGGTGCCGCCCGGGTGCGCGATTTATTTAAGCAAGCCAAAGAAAAAGCTCCCTGTATTATTTTTATTGATGAAATTGATGCCGTAGGCCGTGCCCGAGGAAAGGGAGCCATGCCCGGCTCTAACGATGAGCGAGAAAACACCCTTAACTCGCTGCTGGCCGAAATGGATGGTTTCTCTACCGACTCAGGCGTGATTATTCTAGCAGCCACCAACCGCCCTGATGTACTGGATTCTGCTTTGTTACGCCCCGGACGATTTGATCGACAAATATCTATTGACAAACCGGATATTGTAGGACGAGAGGCAATCTTTAAGGTACACCTAAAACCGCTCAAGACCTCCAAAGATATCAACCCTAAAAAGCTAGCGGCGCAAACTCCTGGTTTTGCAGGTGCCGAAATTGCTAATATTTGTAACGAGGCTGCGCTAATTGCTGCGCGAAGAGATAAAAAGGTTATTGAGACGCAGGACTTCCATGATGCCATTGACCGGGTGATTGGTGGGTTAGAGAAAAAGAACAAGATTATCTCACCGGAAGAAAAGGAGATTGTAGCTTATCATGAAGCCGGCCATGCTGTAGCCGGATGGTTCTTAGAACACGCTGACCCTTTGGTGAAAGTAAGTATTGTTCCCCGGGGAGTAGCTGCTTTAGGTTACGCTCAGTATCTGCCTAAAGAGCAATTCTTGTATCGTACCGAGCAAATGCTCGACCAAATGTGTATGGCATTGGGAGGACGAGCAGCAGAAGAGGTGGTTTTTGGCAAGATATCTACTGGTGCTCAGAATGACCTGGAGCGAATCACTAAAATGGCGTACAGCATGGTTACCGTTTACGGTATGAATGAGAAGCTAGGAAATGTATCTTTCTACGATTCCCGCCAACCGGACTATAATTTTACCAAGCCATACTCGGAAGCTACCGCTCAAACTATCGACGAAGAAGTGCGCCAACTTATTGAACGAGCGTACGAGCGCACCAAGAAACTGCTAATCGATAAGCGCGATCAACTGGAGGCTTTAGCCAAACAGCTATTAGATAAGGAGATTCTTTTCCAGAACGACTTGGAGAACCTTATTGGAAAGCGTCCGTTTGCCCGACCTACCTCCTATCAAGAATATACGCAGGAGGAAGAGAAAAAAGACGACTCGAAGGAGAACGAAGACATAAAATCCTCCAATGGCCACGCCACATCACCTGACGTAGCATCTTCGGAGAAAGCAGCCGCTTCTTCGGAAGAGACTACGGCGGCTGAAGCGAAAGGAAATCCTTAG